GATGCTTCTCCGCATCACCGGCGATTCGACCACCAGGAAGGTCATCTGGAACAGGATCAGGCCGGTCTGGTCGGTGACCTCGATGCGCCAATCCTCGCCGAGGGCGATCCGGTGTGCGTCGTGCTTCAGGATGTCGCCGGCGAGACGGATGGCCTCCAGCCGGGCTGACTGCCAGTCCGGCAACTCGGTCCCGTCCGGGTCGAGTTCGGAGTGGCCGTCGTGCACATGGAAGTAGAAGCGCGGCATGCACGCACCCCGGTCAGGTCCAGGCGGGGGGTACGGCCAACCCTCACTCGCGGCCGTGCCGAGGGTCGTCGCCGCGATTGACGGGTGCATAGGCCAAGCGTGTGGCCCCAGCTATAAACCACATTAAAATCCAAGGGCGAACGGGCTGCGGCATGTGCTGCGGCCTGTCACGCCTCGCGGCGGGCGGCACCCCCGGGAATGACGCATCGGATCTTGCAGCCGCGGCCGCTTTGGCCGAGTGGTCGAGCATGACAAGCGTCCACGATTTCACCGTCGCCGCCGCCGATGGAAGCTCCTACCCTCTGGCACAGCACCGCGGCCGCGTGCTGCTCATGGTCAACACGGCCTCGCGGTGCGGCTTCACCCCGCAATACGAGGGGTTGGAAGCCCTCTGGCGTCGCCACCGGGATGCCGGCCTGACAGTCCTGGGGTTCCCGTGCAATCAGTTCGGCGCCCAGGAACCGGGTGACGCCGCGGAGATCGAGCGCTTCTGCTCGCTGCGCTACGACGTGACCTTCCCGGTGCTCGGCAAGATTGCCGTGAACGGCCCCGGGGCCGACCCGCTCTACGATTATCTCACCCGGGCCCGACCCGGGCTGCTCGGCCTGCGGGCGGTGAAGTGGAACTTCACGAAATTCCTGGTGGACCGCGACGGTCGGGTCATCGCGCGCTTCGCCCCGGCGACCAAGCCCGCGGCGCTGGAGGCGAAGATCGGAGCCGCCCTGTCCGCGGGATAAGCGCCTGCCGGATGCGCGGCAGGGCTCCTCAGGCGTCCAGATCTGCCGCCGCGAGCGCACGCGCGCCTGAGCCTCTACCGGCACGGCCGCGCGCCCGCAGCACCGTCCGCAGAGAGACCACCGGGACGGGGCGCACGGCATCGCGCAGTATACCGACGAGGAAGCGACCCTCCGCGATCTTGCGCAAGGTTGACATCGAGGCAGCGCCGGCCTTCGCGCGATCTTCGAGATCCGACAATGCCTCAAATAGCGCCTGACGCTCGTCTTGCACGTCGGAAGACTGGTTCTGCGCGATCAGCGCGGCCAGCTCATCCTCGAAACCGCAGCGGTCGAACTGATTGGTGCTCATGCTCGATCCGAACACAGGACAGAGCGTCCTTAAGTCAGTCCTCGTGCAGAGTCAGCCGGCGCGGCGCCTGTTTTTCCCGCAGCGCGGCGATGTTGCGCGATTGCATCTGCAAACGGGGCCCGCGCGAGGCGGCGGCTCAGCCGGGCACCCGCACGAACGCAGCGGCGGCGTCGAACTCCGCGCGGCGGGCCGCGAGGCGCGCCTCGGCCTCGGCGTCCCGGCCCCAGACCTCGGCTTGGTAGGTTTCGTCGACATGCGCCGCCGCCCAGGCCTCCGCGGGGGTCAGGCGGCCTCGCAGGACCGCCAGCGCGATCAGCAGCGAGCCGCTGAGCGTCGTCAGGGTGTGCAGACCTGCCAGGGCGAACGGATCCGTCACCGCCGCCACGGCTTCGGAGAGGGCTCGCACCGTGTCGGGCGGCTGCTCCACATGCATCACGCCCTGGCTCAGGATCACCCGCGCGCCGAGTTCGTCCCGGGCCCAGGCGAGGACCGGGTCCCACGCGGCGGCCTGCGCCGCCACGAGCCGCTCCGGGTCGCCGGCCCGGTAGGCCACCAGATCCGTGCCGGCGTAGGCGCACAGGTCTGCCACGACCGC
The sequence above is drawn from the Methylobacterium mesophilicum SR1.6/6 genome and encodes:
- a CDS encoding DUF6894 family protein, which encodes MPRFYFHVHDGHSELDPDGTELPDWQSARLEAIRLAGDILKHDAHRIALGEDWRIEVTDQTGLILFQMTFLVVESPVMRRSIAAER
- a CDS encoding glutathione peroxidase; translated protein: MTSVHDFTVAAADGSSYPLAQHRGRVLLMVNTASRCGFTPQYEGLEALWRRHRDAGLTVLGFPCNQFGAQEPGDAAEIERFCSLRYDVTFPVLGKIAVNGPGADPLYDYLTRARPGLLGLRAVKWNFTKFLVDRDGRVIARFAPATKPAALEAKIGAALSAG
- a CDS encoding ATP12 family chaperone protein, whose protein sequence is MSDETTDWLGRPGDGEQPDPVRAARGHAKPALPRRFYTEAGFAEDPDGFRLTLDGRPANTPARNPLRLPNRVLAQAVAAEWAAQDAAIDPARMPLTRLANTAIDGVAPRQAAVVADLCAYAGTDLVAYRAGDPERLVAAQAAAWDPVLAWARDELGARVILSQGVMHVEQPPDTVRALSEAVAAVTDPFALAGLHTLTTLSGSLLIALAVLRGRLTPAEAWAAAHVDETYQAEVWGRDAEAEARLAARRAEFDAAAAFVRVPG